From a region of the Candidatus Pantoea bituminis genome:
- a CDS encoding MFS family transporter, with the protein MTDIIKNQSDESSHPDSTKKRIWAIVGASSGNLVEWFDFYVYSFFSLYFAHIFFPAGDTTTQLLQTAGVFAAGFLMRPIGGWLFGYIGDRHGRKKSMLISVCMMCFGSLVIACLPGYESIGVAAPIILLLARMFQGLSVGGEYGTSATYMSEVALEGRKGFYASFQYVTLIGGQLTAVLTVVILQFTLSDEELRNWGWRIPFFLGAALAIVALWLRRSLEETSDKKSREHEDAGSVRGLLRNHTRAFLMVLGFTAGGSLSFYTFTTYMQKYLVNTAGMDAKTASGLMTGALLFFMLLQPAIGALSDKIGRRGSMMIFGAGAAICTVPILTLLQNVQSPWIAFLLIMLALLITSFYTAISGILKAEMFPPQVRALGVGLSYAVANAIFGGSAEYIALLMKQQGIETTFFWYVSAMGALAFLVSLMLHKRGKGIKL; encoded by the coding sequence ATGACAGATATCATCAAAAACCAAAGCGACGAAAGCTCGCATCCTGATTCAACAAAAAAACGCATTTGGGCCATCGTAGGTGCGTCATCGGGCAACTTAGTTGAGTGGTTTGATTTCTATGTATATTCATTTTTCTCACTCTACTTCGCACATATTTTCTTTCCGGCAGGCGATACCACAACGCAGTTGCTGCAAACAGCCGGCGTATTTGCCGCTGGTTTTTTAATGCGACCCATTGGGGGATGGTTATTTGGTTATATTGGAGATCGCCATGGCCGAAAGAAATCAATGCTGATCTCCGTATGCATGATGTGTTTTGGATCACTGGTCATTGCATGTTTGCCTGGCTATGAAAGCATCGGGGTTGCTGCACCCATTATTTTGTTACTGGCACGTATGTTTCAGGGCTTATCAGTGGGAGGCGAATACGGTACTAGCGCAACCTATATGAGTGAAGTCGCGCTTGAAGGACGTAAAGGATTCTACGCTTCTTTTCAATATGTCACCCTGATTGGTGGCCAATTAACGGCAGTGTTAACGGTGGTTATATTGCAGTTCACCCTCAGCGACGAGGAACTGCGTAACTGGGGATGGCGTATCCCGTTTTTCCTTGGTGCAGCACTGGCTATTGTGGCGTTATGGCTGCGTCGATCTCTGGAAGAAACCTCGGACAAGAAAAGCCGTGAACATGAAGATGCAGGCAGCGTTCGTGGATTGCTGCGTAATCATACGCGTGCTTTTTTAATGGTTTTAGGTTTTACAGCCGGCGGTTCACTCAGCTTTTATACCTTCACAACCTATATGCAGAAGTATTTAGTTAATACAGCAGGTATGGATGCTAAAACAGCGAGCGGATTGATGACTGGCGCATTGCTGTTCTTCATGTTGTTGCAACCCGCCATTGGGGCATTGTCAGATAAGATTGGTCGACGTGGATCGATGATGATCTTCGGGGCGGGTGCAGCGATCTGTACTGTTCCAATCCTGACTCTGCTGCAAAATGTACAAAGTCCATGGATTGCTTTTCTACTGATTATGCTTGCCTTACTCATCACCAGCTTTTATACCGCGATCAGTGGCATCTTGAAGGCTGAGATGTTTCCGCCGCAGGTGCGAGCATTAGGTGTGGGTTTATCTTACGCGGTTGCGAATGCAATTTTTGGAGGATCGGCAGAATACATTGCCTTGTTGATGAAGCAACAGGGAATTGAAACGACCTTCTTCTGGTACGTTTCGGCAATGGGCGCGCTGGCATTTTTAGTCTCACTCATGCTGCACAAACGTGGCAAGGGCATCAAGCTTTAA
- a CDS encoding YfiM family lipoprotein: MLFAAVLCSGCAHVAEDRWTGKDKAEHFFASVALAAAGSEYGDHQHLSTRQSSTIGMMFSLSFGVGKEWFDSRHDGSGWSWKDLAWDVAGASSGIALWNLSH, encoded by the coding sequence TTGCTATTTGCTGCTGTGCTCTGTAGCGGTTGTGCTCACGTTGCGGAAGATCGCTGGACAGGCAAGGATAAAGCAGAGCATTTCTTTGCTTCAGTGGCTTTGGCAGCGGCTGGCAGCGAATATGGCGATCATCAGCACCTATCCACGCGTCAAAGCAGCACGATAGGAATGATGTTTTCTCTGAGTTTTGGCGTCGGGAAAGAGTGGTTTGACAGCCGCCACGATGGCAGCGGCTGGAGTTGGAAAGATTTAGCCTGGGATGTTGCCGGAGCGTCTAGCGGCATCGCTTTGTGGAATTTGAGCCATTAA
- the pssA gene encoding CDP-diacylglycerol--serine O-phosphatidyltransferase has protein sequence MLSKFKRNKHQQHLAQLPKLSQSVADVSTLYSPAEFRQTLLEKIAAAQSRICIVALYLENDDGGRAIMNALYAAKQARPHLDISILVDWHRAQRGRIGAARGLTNADWYCEMATQHADIAIPVYGIPVNTREALGVLHLKGFIIDDTLLYSGASLNDVYLHQHDKYRYDRYQIIRNPVLADTMFEWMNINLKQAEAVNRLDFAERPSSPEIKNETRQFRQDLRGFNYQFEGNGHNEELTVTPLVGLGKRSLLNKTIFHLMPCAEQKLVICTPYFNMPAILVRNIIHLLRQGKKVEIIVGDKTANDFYIPEDQPFKIIGALPYLYEINLRRFLSRLQYYVDNDQLVARLWKDGENSYHLKGIWVDDEWQLITGNNLNPRAWRLDLENAVLIHDPLQQLTEQREKELTLIRQHTTVVKHYRELESIADYPAKVRKLIRRLRRIRIDRLISRIL, from the coding sequence ATGTTGTCTAAATTTAAACGTAATAAACACCAACAACACCTCGCACAGCTGCCGAAACTGTCACAATCCGTTGCGGATGTGTCGACACTTTACTCGCCTGCCGAATTTCGTCAGACGCTGCTGGAGAAGATCGCGGCAGCGCAATCCCGCATTTGCATCGTTGCGCTTTACCTGGAAAATGATGATGGCGGTCGCGCTATCATGAATGCACTCTATGCGGCGAAACAAGCGCGCCCGCATTTGGATATCAGCATTCTGGTTGACTGGCATCGTGCGCAGCGTGGACGTATTGGCGCCGCTCGCGGCCTGACCAACGCTGACTGGTATTGCGAGATGGCGACGCAGCATGCGGATATCGCTATTCCCGTTTACGGCATTCCGGTAAATACGCGTGAAGCGCTCGGTGTACTGCATCTTAAGGGTTTCATCATTGATGATACGCTGCTTTATAGCGGTGCCAGCCTGAACGACGTCTATCTGCATCAGCATGATAAATACCGTTATGACCGCTATCAGATAATCCGAAATCCAGTGCTGGCTGATACCATGTTTGAATGGATGAATATCAACCTAAAGCAGGCAGAAGCAGTAAATCGGCTGGATTTTGCTGAACGCCCTTCAAGCCCGGAAATTAAAAATGAAACTCGCCAGTTCCGTCAGGATCTGCGCGGTTTTAATTATCAGTTTGAAGGTAACGGACATAATGAAGAGCTGACGGTAACGCCGCTAGTGGGATTGGGCAAACGCAGCTTACTGAACAAGACCATCTTTCATTTGATGCCTTGCGCGGAGCAAAAACTGGTAATTTGCACGCCTTACTTTAATATGCCCGCGATTTTGGTCAGAAATATCATCCACTTACTGCGCCAGGGTAAGAAGGTTGAGATTATTGTTGGCGATAAAACTGCTAATGATTTCTATATTCCTGAAGATCAGCCGTTTAAAATTATCGGCGCTCTGCCTTATCTCTATGAAATTAATCTTCGCCGCTTCCTGAGTCGCTTACAGTATTATGTGGATAACGATCAGCTAGTTGCGCGATTGTGGAAAGATGGCGAAAACAGCTATCACCTGAAAGGGATATGGGTCGACGATGAATGGCAGCTGATTACCGGTAATAACCTTAATCCGCGTGCATGGCGACTCGATCTTGAAAATGCAGTATTGATTCACGATCCGCTGCAACAGCTTACGGAGCAACGTGAAAAAGAGTTAACGTTGATTCGTCAGCATACGACTGTGGTGAAACATTATCGCGAGCTGGAAAGTATTGCCGATTACCCTGCAAAGGTTCGCAAACTTATCCGCCGCCTGCGTCGTATCCGTATCGACCGTTTGATCAGTCGCATTCTATAA
- a CDS encoding bifunctional acetate--CoA ligase family protein/GNAT family N-acetyltransferase, which produces MSQRGLEALLRPKSIAVIGASVKPGRAGYFMMRNLLAGGFSGPVLPVTPKYKAVSGVLAWPTIDSLPFAPDLAVICTHARRNFELLQQLGEKGCKACIILSAPASQLEELKACASRWQIRLLGPNSLGLLAPWQGLNASFSPVPIEKGRIAFISQSAAVSNTILDWAQQRNLGFSWFIALGDSLDTDVDDLLDFLARDGKTSAILLYLEHLSDARRFVSASRSASRNKPILVIKSGRSRQAQALLGTHSGLDAAWDAAIQRAGLLRVQDTHELFTAVESLSHMRPLRGERLMIVSNGAAPAALALDELYARNGKLATLNAETLQQLAGVLPEGTGYGNPLDLKDDATPERYVACINILLNSHDLDALMIIHAPSAVAPATESAEQLINAISQHPRGKLVTLLTNWSGEFSSQAARRAFTQAGIPTWRTPEGTVTAFMHQVEYRRNQKQLRETPALPTSLTQDSAQAHQLLSQALEKGITSLDTHEVQPVLDAYGLATLPTWIASDSAAAVAIAEQIGYPVALKLRSPDIAHKSDVQGVMLYLRNAAEVQGAADAIFDRVKHTLPQARIEGLLVQSMANRAGAQELRVVVEHDALFGPIIMLGEGGVEWQADKQAAVALPPLNMTLARYLVIQAIKSGKIRSRSALNPLDIAGLSQLLVQVSNLVVDCPEIQRLDIHPLLVSGNDFTLLDVTLNLAPFSGDNEARLAIRPYPQHLEEQVELKDGQYCLFRPILPEDEPLLRDFIGQVTKEDLYYRYFSEINEFTHDDLANMTQIDYDREMAIIALRQHQGQPEIIGVTRAISDADNVDAEFSVLVRSDLKGLGMGRRLLEKMIRYTRDHGLQQLNGITMPHNRGMITLARKLNFHVDIQLDDGIVSLKLSLQDDIN; this is translated from the coding sequence ATGAGCCAACGCGGACTGGAAGCGCTGTTACGACCTAAATCGATTGCGGTGATTGGTGCTTCAGTAAAGCCCGGGCGTGCCGGGTATTTTATGATGCGCAATCTGTTGGCGGGCGGCTTTAGCGGCCCGGTTCTGCCGGTCACGCCAAAATACAAAGCGGTCAGCGGCGTACTCGCCTGGCCCACCATCGACAGTTTACCTTTCGCACCCGATCTTGCAGTGATCTGCACTCACGCCCGACGCAATTTTGAACTACTGCAACAGCTCGGCGAAAAAGGCTGCAAAGCCTGCATTATTCTCTCCGCTCCTGCCAGCCAGTTAGAAGAGCTTAAAGCCTGTGCCAGCCGATGGCAGATCCGTTTGCTCGGCCCCAACAGTTTAGGCTTGCTCGCGCCGTGGCAAGGTTTAAATGCCAGCTTTTCGCCAGTACCGATTGAAAAAGGCCGTATCGCGTTTATTTCGCAATCCGCTGCCGTTTCCAACACTATTCTGGACTGGGCGCAGCAGCGTAATTTGGGATTTTCATGGTTTATCGCTTTAGGCGATAGTTTAGATACTGATGTTGACGATCTGCTCGACTTCCTCGCTCGCGACGGCAAAACCAGCGCCATCCTGCTCTATCTTGAACACCTAAGTGATGCGCGACGTTTTGTCTCTGCTTCGCGCAGTGCATCGCGTAACAAACCCATTTTAGTGATAAAAAGTGGCCGCAGCCGGCAGGCACAAGCGCTACTCGGCACCCACAGCGGGCTGGATGCCGCCTGGGATGCCGCAATTCAACGCGCCGGATTGCTGCGAGTGCAGGACACACATGAACTCTTCACAGCCGTGGAATCATTGAGTCATATGCGTCCACTGCGCGGCGAGCGTTTAATGATTGTCAGCAACGGCGCTGCGCCGGCCGCGCTGGCGCTTGATGAACTTTATGCGCGTAACGGCAAGTTAGCGACGCTGAATGCAGAGACACTACAGCAGCTCGCCGGCGTATTACCAGAAGGGACCGGCTACGGTAATCCACTGGATTTAAAAGACGATGCTACGCCAGAGCGCTACGTTGCCTGCATCAATATTCTGCTGAATAGCCATGATCTTGATGCATTGATGATAATCCATGCACCTAGCGCCGTTGCGCCTGCTACGGAATCAGCAGAGCAGTTGATCAACGCGATTTCTCAGCATCCACGTGGCAAGCTGGTTACGCTGCTGACCAACTGGAGCGGTGAGTTTTCATCGCAGGCTGCACGGCGTGCTTTTACCCAAGCAGGGATCCCAACCTGGCGTACGCCTGAAGGTACGGTGACGGCATTTATGCATCAGGTGGAATATCGCCGTAATCAAAAGCAGTTACGTGAAACGCCAGCCCTGCCCACCAGCCTGACGCAAGATAGCGCGCAGGCACATCAGTTACTGTCTCAAGCGTTGGAAAAAGGCATTACCTCGCTTGATACGCATGAAGTTCAACCCGTCTTAGACGCATACGGTTTAGCGACATTACCTACATGGATCGCCAGCGACAGCGCGGCGGCGGTGGCCATTGCAGAGCAGATTGGTTATCCAGTAGCGCTTAAGCTGCGCTCGCCAGATATCGCGCATAAATCAGATGTACAAGGCGTGATGCTTTATTTGCGTAACGCTGCAGAGGTGCAAGGTGCGGCAGACGCGATTTTTGATCGCGTTAAACACACTTTGCCCCAGGCACGTATCGAAGGTTTATTAGTGCAAAGCATGGCGAATCGCGCGGGAGCACAAGAACTGCGTGTGGTTGTTGAGCATGACGCCCTGTTTGGCCCCATTATCATGTTGGGAGAAGGTGGCGTTGAGTGGCAAGCCGATAAACAAGCTGCCGTTGCGCTGCCACCGCTGAACATGACGCTGGCGCGTTACCTGGTGATTCAGGCGATTAAAAGTGGCAAAATTCGCAGCCGTAGCGCGTTGAACCCGCTTGATATTGCTGGCTTGAGTCAATTGCTGGTTCAGGTATCTAACCTTGTCGTAGATTGCCCGGAGATTCAGCGGCTCGACATCCATCCGCTGCTGGTGTCTGGCAATGACTTTACCCTGCTCGACGTGACGCTGAACCTTGCCCCTTTCAGCGGTGACAATGAAGCGCGCTTGGCCATTCGTCCTTATCCTCAGCATCTTGAAGAACAGGTTGAATTAAAAGATGGTCAATATTGCCTGTTCCGGCCTATTTTGCCTGAGGATGAGCCGCTGCTACGCGATTTTATTGGACAGGTCACTAAAGAAGATCTCTATTATCGCTATTTTAGTGAGATCAATGAATTTACTCATGACGATCTCGCCAATATGACGCAGATTGATTATGACCGTGAAATGGCGATTATTGCCCTCCGACAGCATCAGGGGCAGCCAGAAATTATTGGCGTGACGCGGGCCATTTCTGATGCGGATAATGTCGATGCGGAGTTTTCGGTGCTCGTGCGCTCTGATTTGAAAGGCCTTGGCATGGGACGACGTTTACTGGAAAAGATGATTCGCTATACCCGCGATCACGGTCTGCAACAATTGAACGGTATCACCATGCCCCATAATCGCGGCATGATTACTTTGGCGCGAAAACTCAACTTTCATGTTGATATTCAATTGGATGACGGTATTGTCAGTCTTAAATTGTCGCTGCAGGATGATATCAACTAA
- a CDS encoding tRNA-uridine aminocarboxypropyltransferase, with protein sequence MSDNAVLRLRTQRLARATRPFLARGNRVLRCQGCLLPEKLCLCSSIQPQTARSRFCLVMFDTEPMKPSNTGRLIADILPETQAFGWSRIEPDPLLLQAVANPMYQPLVVFPAAYADPDREVLTAPPLSGKPPLFIMLDGTWSEARKMFRKSPWLDTLPVMSLNVSTPSRYTLREAHGEGQHCTAEVAAALLEQAGDRFAADALLNHFEQFRAAYLAGKPHHPGQATEI encoded by the coding sequence ATGTCTGATAACGCCGTTTTACGCCTGCGTACTCAACGCCTGGCGCGCGCCACGCGCCCTTTTCTCGCTCGCGGTAACCGCGTGTTGCGCTGTCAGGGTTGCCTGTTGCCAGAAAAACTCTGCCTCTGCTCCTCAATCCAGCCACAAACGGCACGCAGCCGCTTTTGTCTGGTGATGTTTGATACGGAACCGATGAAACCAAGTAATACCGGGCGTTTGATTGCCGATATTCTGCCGGAAACGCAGGCTTTTGGTTGGTCGCGCATCGAACCGGATCCGTTATTACTGCAAGCCGTGGCTAATCCCATGTATCAACCGCTGGTGGTTTTTCCTGCTGCCTATGCTGATCCTGACCGCGAAGTGTTAACTGCCCCGCCGCTGAGCGGTAAACCGCCACTGTTTATTATGCTGGATGGTACCTGGAGCGAAGCGCGTAAAATGTTCCGCAAAAGTCCGTGGCTGGATACGTTGCCGGTGATGTCGCTCAATGTCAGCACGCCGTCGCGTTATACCCTGCGTGAAGCGCACGGCGAGGGGCAACACTGTACCGCCGAAGTGGCGGCAGCGCTGCTTGAACAAGCAGGAGATCGATTCGCAGCCGATGCACTACTTAACCATTTCGAGCAATTCCGCGCCGCCTACTTAGCCGGTAAACCGCATCATCCTGGCCAGGCAACAGAAATCTGA
- the trxC gene encoding thioredoxin TrxC translates to MNTVCASCQATNRVPQERLADGATCGRCGTALFNGEVISATAATLDKYLQDDLPVVVDFWAPWCGPCVNFAPVFKDVAGERSGQVRFIKVNTEAEPALSARFRIRSIPTIMLFKKGEMVDMLNGAMPKAPFNEWLDESL, encoded by the coding sequence ATGAATACGGTATGTGCTTCCTGCCAGGCAACCAATCGCGTTCCGCAAGAACGACTTGCCGATGGAGCAACATGTGGTCGCTGCGGCACCGCGTTATTTAATGGCGAAGTGATTAGCGCTACTGCTGCCACGCTAGACAAGTATCTGCAAGATGATTTGCCGGTTGTCGTCGATTTTTGGGCCCCCTGGTGCGGGCCTTGCGTGAACTTTGCGCCGGTATTCAAAGATGTTGCCGGTGAACGAAGCGGACAAGTGCGCTTTATTAAAGTTAACACCGAAGCCGAACCTGCGCTTAGCGCGCGTTTCCGCATTCGCAGCATTCCTACTATTATGCTGTTTAAGAAAGGCGAAATGGTTGACATGCTTAACGGTGCAATGCCAAAAGCGCCGTTTAATGAATGGCTCGACGAATCGCTTTAA